In the genome of Candidatus Nealsonbacteria bacterium, the window CGCAACAATGGACTATCTGAGCAGCTCCTGAAACCGCAATTTTGTATTTCATAATTTTTACTTATATGGATTAGTTAATTGATTATATTGTATTTTAACAGATTTAAATAAAAACAAAAAAGAACAGACAGTCGTTATTCACAACCGCCTGTTTGAGAGAAATGAACGAAAATTTAATAATTTTAGTGTTCTTAAGCTAGTTGGGCAACAGCTAATTGCGCAAACACTTCCATTACTAAACCTTATTGCCCTATTTGTCCTTCTCTCAGTTTTGATATTAATGTTTAAAAACTATTCGTCAAGTTTAAAAACTTATTTTTTCCCCCTCTTTTTTTCCACTATTTATTAACAATTTTTACAGACAAGCTGTGTGCCCTCGACAGGAGTCGAACCTATATTTCAAGCTTCGCCTTGAACCGCAATAATGCGCCTGACTGGATTCGAACCAGTAATCTTTGGCTTCGGAGGCCAACGCTCTATCCGTTGAACTACAGGCGCATAAGGTTATGGGGCAAGAAGGCTCGCGCTCTGTCCATTGAACTACGAGGGCGTATTACAGACACTAATTATTTTTCAACTACCAAATAAATATTGGCTTTCTTGTTTTTGCCTCTGGAAAAAAATCCCGAGTCTCTCACGTGAAAACCGGACTTTTTAGCTAAACCTTCCAGCTCCTTTTTGTCAAAACAATGGAAATAACGCTCAGCTCTCTTTTTTTCTTGAGACCCCTTCCAGAGATAAAGAATATCTTTTTGATCTAATTTTGACTTTCCAAAAAATCTTAAAATTGTATACTTTAATAAAAACCAGAAGGTTTCCTTTTTGCTCCAAAGATTCCAAACCGTTAAAATTAAAAGTCCTTTATTTTTTAAAACTCTTTTTGCTTCCTCTAAAAATTTTAAGCGAAAGTTATCGGACGGAATATGATGTAAAACAGCGATACAATAAATTTTATCAAAAGAATTATCGGGAAAAGACAAATTTAAGGCTTCGGCTATCGAAAACCTGGAAGCTTCTTCCGGATATTTTTCCTTGGCAATTTTAATAAGCTCTTCGGAACTGTCCACCCCGGCATAGTTTATGTTTTTTTCTCTTAACAATCCGAAAAGCCGGCCATTGCCGCAACCCAAATCCAAAACCTTGTCTCCGGGCTCAATGTATCTTGCCAAGGGAATCAATTCTTCCCACAAAAAAGCTCGGGAATCGGAAAATTCCTTGGAT includes:
- a CDS encoding methyltransferase domain-containing protein, which codes for MDEKYAEYLLVEGRKGYDVISKEFSDSRAFLWEELIPLARYIEPGDKVLDLGCGNGRLFGLLREKNINYAGVDSSEELIKIAKEKYPEEASRFSIAEALNLSFPDNSFDKIYCIAVLHHIPSDNFRLKFLEEAKRVLKNKGLLILTVWNLWSKKETFWFLLKYTILRFFGKSKLDQKDILYLWKGSQEKKRAERYFHCFDKKELEGLAKKSGFHVRDSGFFSRGKNKKANIYLVVEK